The sequence AGATAAAGCAAGAAGCGCCTTGCTCCAGTTCATTTTTTTCATTTTTAACAACCTTTAAAATCCGTTTAACCTTAAGTTCGTTCTTCAATCCGATTCATCAATCGAATCAAGCGTTAAGGCACGGCGACAAAATAGATAACAAGTGAGATTGCAGACCCAAACACCGTCCATTTGATGGAAGTATTAAGCGTCTTTTTCTTAGGTAACAGTAAGCACACGCCAGTAAGCACAAAGAAGATCATCAATAGCGCTGTGATATCGATAAACCATTTCCATACTTCACCGCTGTTACGACCTTTATGTAGATCGTTCAACAATGCGATAACGCCGTAATTAGTGGTTTCGACTTCTACAAACTCAGACGTAACGTCAACAAAAACGGAAGCGTTGTAGCCTGGTCCTTTGAAGTCCATAGACACTTCACCGATGAGCAACTCACCGCCTTCAATATCTGCATAGATGTCCAAACCTGAAGGAACACCAGACAGATTGGCTTCTTCAAACAGAAACGTTTCAAAGGCTGTCTCGTCGGCTTTTAATCGCCCGTCTTGGATCGTGAACAAACTCGTAGGAAGCTCTAAAGTAGAGCGTTGAATATTGGGTTGGCTTGATTCAAATAACTCAGGTCGGTTCAGGGTGATACCTGTCACTGAGAAAAAAAGAACCACGAACAGAAGCGCCATAGAAATATAAACATGAAGTCGACGAGCCCATGACTGAACCGCCCTACTTTTTAACGACATACAAACCAATACCTATAAATTTTATGGCGACAATTTAGTTGATAATCATTCGTATTGGCATTCAATTTACATTGTTTACGTTTGCCGAGTGGCATAAGGAAATTTACATAACATTACATGGGAAGTAATCGAACTGTATGCATATTCTTGCTAACGTGTACTAGAGGGATTTGATTCGTTCTATTAGAGGTTATCGATAACAGGGTCAAAGCTCAAAAAAACTCAATCTCAACACGCTTGATTGAGATGGGTTTAAGGTAACAGTTGTGGCTTTAAGGATAGAAAGTTGGGACTATTTTGATCATTGGTTTGATGATAGCTAATGAAGCTTAAAAGGATTTGAAATGCGTATTTTTGTTTTGGCTTTTGCTGCGCTAGCGACGGCGTGTACCAGCCAAATAATCAGCACGGAAGAACATATTCAACAATACATCGGTTCAGAAATAACCGATGTACAAGAACGTTATCTCACCGAACGGTCACGCCCTATCAGTTTTTGGGCGTCTCGAAACTATGCTTGGATTGAAACCGAGAAGCCGTTAGACAATGGTTATACAGTGCATGCCTTTAAAAACCCTTATCGTGACTGCACCATTAATTGGGTTGTCGACACTAGCGGTGTGATTCAAAGTGCAACGCCTAGTGGGACAATGTGCGATCCTTAGTCAAACCAAACTGTAAAACTAGGTAAGCTCTAACTGAAAAATCAAAAAGGGTGTCACTTGAACCATCAAATGACACCCTTTTCTATTTGTTACTTTCTCTTGTCTTCTGTTGTGTTAACAGCAATTAGACATTGCCGTTATCACTCACTGTTCTTAACTGAGTCAGATATTTAATCCAACCTTTTGCTTCAGAAGAAGGTTCAATGTTGTTCGCACGTTTCGCTTGAGCGAGAGCATTATCAAGATTCTTTAGCTTGTACCATGAACGTACTTTCGCTAAAGCGACATCGGCTTGCTTGTTCTTGTCTTTCACTTTATCTAAAACAACCAGAGCTCGGTCGTAGTAACCTTGCTGAACCAATAGCTGAGCCACATTCCAATGATACTGAGTGTCTTTTTTAGACGCTAACGTCCACACTTCAATCGCATTGTCCCACTCTTTCGCTAGCTGCCAGTAGGTTGCTTGTTCAGCCAGAAGTTGAACATCGTTGTTCGCATCATCTAACTTAGCGATCTCTTGTGCTGCTCTCTCTGGAATGCCTCGTTTAGCATAAAGCTGAGCCAGTAATCTACGGTCTGAGTTTTTCAACTCAACACCTTGTAGATCAGCCAACGCTAGCGTGTTCAATGCATCACGATTACGTTCTAATCTTAGCTGAATACCAACAAGTTGACGCCACCAGTTATCTTTCTCTGGTTGAAGTTCAATGAGGCTTTCCAGTGTCGGAATAGACTGTTTCCACTGCTTTAACTGTAGCTGAGCACCCAATTTTAGCGATAAAGGTGATAGCTCTTGTTTTGAATTGAACTTGTCGCGATTACCAATGGCCACCAGTACTTTTGACCAGTTTTCAATTTGATATTCAGCTTGTGCAATTCGCATCCAAAGTGTGTCTTTCTTTTCCTTTTCTGGCGCAGTTTTTACTAACTCGTAATAGTGCGGAAGCGCTTTTTTAAACTGCTGATCGTTTAGTAATAGATCAGCAAGCATGCGTTTCGTTACCCAAGCCTGTTCATCCACCAGTAAATTACTGTCGACCGCATAAGTAAGCTGCTTAATTGCCGTGTCGGTTTTACCATCTTGCCAGTAAAACACACCAAGCATGCGAGCTACGTACGCTTTGTCGTAGCCTTTCGAAAGCTCCAATCCTGCAAGTACGTCAATCGCCTGTTTAACCTGTTCATCTTGAGCAAGCTTATGCGCCTTTTGAACACGAATAGCAGTATATTGGGTCAGCTCTTGCGCCTGTGTTGTAAGGGGCATTAACAACAAGCCCACTAATATCCATATCTGTTTCATCATTTTGCCAACTTAAACTCTAGTTTCACGGTTTGACCAACCTGAGCTATCGCTTTTCCATCGACAACTTTTGGTTGATATTTCCATTTTTTAAGTGCTCTCATCGCTTCACGTTCAAACATACGACGTGGGTTTGCGTCAGTGACTTGAATGTCAATTGGGCGTCCCGTTTCGTCGATGGTAAAAGACATAATGACATGGCCTTCAGCGCCGCGCTTCAGCGCTTTCGGCGGATAACGAGGTTCTACTCGATACAGAGGCATTGCCTGTTGGTTTGACCCAAAATCAGAAAATGTCGGTGCGTTAATCGCTAGGCCGTCAATCGATGTATTCAAATCCAATGACGGCAGTGAAGACATCGAATTCAGAGGCGTGACTTCAGCTTGTGACTGAGACGTTTGCGCTTCCGGTGGCGGCTCTGGCATTTCTGGTTTCTCAGGGACGGCACGTTGTCTTCTTTGAACTTCTTGTTCTTGTTCAACCATCACCATGTTGAAACTTAACGTCTCGCTATCATCTGGTGAACGTTGGTGGCCATTATCGACCATCCAAGCCATGAAAGAAAATAGAGCTAGGCCCAATGCACCCGCCAGCGGTAAAGCAAGAAATAGGCGAATCATTTATGAAGATCCTCCAAGATCATCGCTTTTCAGCAGCAAGCGCAATGTTTTTAACACCCGCACCTTTAGCCGCGTCCATCACTTTAACAACCGTACCGTTGTAAGCGTGTTCATCCGCTTGAATAACCAAAGAAGCATCAGGTTGTTCTAGCAACAAGTGTTCTAACGTTGCTTGGACACGTTCAACATCTACGACACGTTTGTCGATAAAGATGTCGTTAGCAGAAGTAATCGCAACAAAGATGCCCGCATCCTTTTGGCTTACTACGTTAGAAGCTTGTGGGCGATTGACTTCAACCCCTGATTCACGAACAAATGAACTGGTCACAATAAAGAAAATAAGCATGATAAATACAATATCAAGCATCGAAGTAAGGTCTATTTGAGCCTCTTCGTTTTTTGAATGACGTCGACCGAGTCTCATCGTTGACTCCTTAAAGATTTTTCTAATTTCAATTCTAAGCGGTTACACACTTTAGCTAAACGAGCATGAACAAACATGCCCGCTAATGCAGCAACCATACCCGCCATGGTTGGCAGTGTTGCCAACGAGATACCTGAAGCCATCAATTTAGGGTCACTGCTTCCTTGAGTCGCCATGACATCAAAAACAGAGATCATACCGGTGACTGTACCTAACAAGCCCAACATCGGACAAATAGCGACTAACAGCTTAATAAAGTTCAAGTTTTGGTTAAGTAAGATACTCGCTTGCCCTAACCAACCTTCGCGAATGGCTTTGGCATGCCAAGAAGAGTGATCTTCTCTTTCATGCCATTTCGCTATCCAAGCTTGGCGTTGCTTAGGAAAGTAGAACGCAAGATAAAGCACACGTTCTACCACAAGCACCCAATACACTAGGACGACAGCCGCTAGCCACCACAGAACGAAACCGCCCTGCTCCATAAAGCTTGATAAAGACAGCAGCCAGTCACTCGTTAACCAACTCGCTGGTAATAGAGAACCCGACAAAATATCCATTATGCAGCAGTCCCAACTGGTGAAACGACAGCTTTTGACTCAACCGTTTTTTCTGCCTGCTCAGCTACAAGACCAATACCTTGTTTCTCAAGAATATTGCGAATGTTTTCAGCCTGAGTGCTAAGAATGTTGTGTGCCAGTAGAAGAGGCATTGCCGCAACCAGACCAAGTACCGTCGTTACAAGCGCCATCGAAATACCGCCCGCCATTACTTTAGGGTCGCCATTACCAAACTGTGTGATCACTTGGAATGTTTCGATCATGCCGGTTACAGTACCTAGAAGACCTAACATTGGAGCAAGTGCCGCCAATAGCTTAAGCATAGATAGGCCTTTCTCTAGGTGAGTCTGCTCATCCACTACCGCTTCTAAAAGTCGTAGCTCTAGCGCTTCAACGGTTTGATTTTGCTCTTTGTTGTAAACTGCAAGAACACGGCCTAGAGGGTTATCACCTGCTTGTTCAGGGTTCTTAAGTTGAGCGCGAATTTTCTGATGAGCGATAGCCAAAGAAATACCACGAACCAATGCGATGATTAAGCCGATTGCAAGTAAGCCAAGAATCACTTTACCAACAACACCACCCGCTTGAAGGCGATCAGTTAGGCTTGGCGTTAGCGCTAGTTGCTCTAACATGAACCCACGAGAAGGATCGACAACCACGTTAGACACGTCGCCATTTGCTAATGTAGAAAGCGATGCCAATGTTGGACCATTCGATGGCTGTTTCAGATACGCAATCGCATCTTCACGCTGAGTGTTCCAGCTAACATAACCTTGATCCGTCACAAGACCAATCGAACCTAAACGATACGCATCAACAGTTTGTGTATTACCTTCACCATTAATGAATGCAATTTGAGACTTGCTAAGCTCAGAGCTCGCTTGAATCTGCTCAACCATGCTCATCCACAAACCAGAAAGTTGTGGCATTGATGGCAGGGATTTAGCATCGATAATTTGGTCAACGGTCGCTGTGTGCTCAGCGCGATCAACGCTATTTACTGTTGAGCTAAGCTCTGCGCCTAGTTCTTTTGCGTTTTGACGAACGACACCGAACAACTCGCCTAAGCTACCGGTTTCTAAACGTAACTTCTCTTCTAAGCGAGCAAGCTTGTTTTCGTTATCACTGAATGTTTGAGTCAGAACATCTGTCGCGCCTTGAATAGAGGTACGTTTCGCTTCAAGCTGTGCTTT is a genomic window of Vibrio crassostreae containing:
- a CDS encoding PepSY-associated TM helix domain-containing protein, encoding MSLKSRAVQSWARRLHVYISMALLFVVLFFSVTGITLNRPELFESSQPNIQRSTLELPTSLFTIQDGRLKADETAFETFLFEEANLSGVPSGLDIYADIEGGELLIGEVSMDFKGPGYNASVFVDVTSEFVEVETTNYGVIALLNDLHKGRNSGEVWKWFIDITALLMIFFVLTGVCLLLPKKKTLNTSIKWTVFGSAISLVIYFVAVP
- a CDS encoding tetratricopeptide repeat protein is translated as MMKQIWILVGLLLMPLTTQAQELTQYTAIRVQKAHKLAQDEQVKQAIDVLAGLELSKGYDKAYVARMLGVFYWQDGKTDTAIKQLTYAVDSNLLVDEQAWVTKRMLADLLLNDQQFKKALPHYYELVKTAPEKEKKDTLWMRIAQAEYQIENWSKVLVAIGNRDKFNSKQELSPLSLKLGAQLQLKQWKQSIPTLESLIELQPEKDNWWRQLVGIQLRLERNRDALNTLALADLQGVELKNSDRRLLAQLYAKRGIPERAAQEIAKLDDANNDVQLLAEQATYWQLAKEWDNAIEVWTLASKKDTQYHWNVAQLLVQQGYYDRALVVLDKVKDKNKQADVALAKVRSWYKLKNLDNALAQAKRANNIEPSSEAKGWIKYLTQLRTVSDNGNV
- a CDS encoding energy transducer TonB, whose protein sequence is MIRLFLALPLAGALGLALFSFMAWMVDNGHQRSPDDSETLSFNMVMVEQEQEVQRRQRAVPEKPEMPEPPPEAQTSQSQAEVTPLNSMSSLPSLDLNTSIDGLAINAPTFSDFGSNQQAMPLYRVEPRYPPKALKRGAEGHVIMSFTIDETGRPIDIQVTDANPRRMFEREAMRALKKWKYQPKVVDGKAIAQVGQTVKLEFKLAK
- a CDS encoding ExbD/TolR family protein, yielding MRLGRRHSKNEEAQIDLTSMLDIVFIMLIFFIVTSSFVRESGVEVNRPQASNVVSQKDAGIFVAITSANDIFIDKRVVDVERVQATLEHLLLEQPDASLVIQADEHAYNGTVVKVMDAAKGAGVKNIALAAEKR
- a CDS encoding MotA/TolQ/ExbB proton channel family protein codes for the protein MDILSGSLLPASWLTSDWLLSLSSFMEQGGFVLWWLAAVVLVYWVLVVERVLYLAFYFPKQRQAWIAKWHEREDHSSWHAKAIREGWLGQASILLNQNLNFIKLLVAICPMLGLLGTVTGMISVFDVMATQGSSDPKLMASGISLATLPTMAGMVAALAGMFVHARLAKVCNRLELKLEKSLRSQR
- a CDS encoding MotA/TolQ/ExbB proton channel family protein; this translates as MNLKPLAALLCITSISFSALSASDSTAQLVNKAKSENRTQASHNVVREADFKKIEQELKAIKAQLEAKRTSIQGATDVLTQTFSDNENKLARLEEKLRLETGSLGELFGVVRQNAKELGAELSSTVNSVDRAEHTATVDQIIDAKSLPSMPQLSGLWMSMVEQIQASSELSKSQIAFINGEGNTQTVDAYRLGSIGLVTDQGYVSWNTQREDAIAYLKQPSNGPTLASLSTLANGDVSNVVVDPSRGFMLEQLALTPSLTDRLQAGGVVGKVILGLLAIGLIIALVRGISLAIAHQKIRAQLKNPEQAGDNPLGRVLAVYNKEQNQTVEALELRLLEAVVDEQTHLEKGLSMLKLLAALAPMLGLLGTVTGMIETFQVITQFGNGDPKVMAGGISMALVTTVLGLVAAMPLLLAHNILSTQAENIRNILEKQGIGLVAEQAEKTVESKAVVSPVGTAA